From Pseudoleptotrichia goodfellowii, a single genomic window includes:
- the cobA gene encoding uroporphyrinogen-III C-methyltransferase — protein sequence MSKGKVYIAGAGCGDEKLITVKLRNIIKEAECIIYDRLVNESILQYAQPDAELIYMGKANTEGGELQREINETIVKKGKEGLKVLRLKGGDPFVFGRGGEEIEVLIAENIDFEVIPGITSSIAVPAYAGIPVTHRGINTSFHVFTGHMKIDGNELDFPTIAKLDGTLIFLMGLSNLEKIVTNLIKNGKNPETPVGIIKDGTTAKQKTYVGTMSNIVDIVKENNIKSPVIIIIGEVVNLREKMKWFEDKPLFGKNILVTRNKEKQGDITNKINELGGQALNLPFINIEYIDYEMPDLSKYSAILFNSINSVAGFMRKIKDIRILGNVKIGVVGEKTDEEMRKYKIIPDFYPKKYTVEKLAEECVNFTKEGDNVLFIVSDISPVNEEEYTKLYKRNCKKLVVYNTKKVKVEKEKAERYVEKSDILMFLSFSTFEAFAESIDLTGNEEMKKILNEKTVASIGPVTTKTIEKYGIKVGIEAEKFTEEGIVDALLKRKQKILSAFLEKVAKNRRLKFY from the coding sequence ATGAGTAAAGGAAAAGTTTACATAGCCGGAGCAGGTTGTGGAGATGAGAAGCTTATAACTGTGAAGTTGAGAAATATAATAAAAGAAGCAGAATGTATAATTTATGACAGACTTGTAAATGAAAGTATTTTACAATATGCACAACCTGATGCAGAATTGATTTATATGGGGAAAGCCAATACTGAAGGTGGAGAATTACAGAGAGAGATAAATGAAACAATAGTAAAAAAAGGAAAAGAAGGACTGAAAGTATTGAGACTGAAAGGGGGAGATCCTTTTGTTTTCGGTCGGGGCGGCGAGGAAATTGAGGTTTTGATTGCAGAAAATATAGATTTTGAAGTCATTCCCGGAATAACTTCTTCCATAGCAGTCCCTGCTTATGCGGGAATACCCGTTACTCATAGAGGGATAAATACTTCTTTTCATGTGTTTACAGGGCATATGAAAATAGACGGAAATGAACTTGATTTCCCGACTATTGCCAAATTGGACGGAACTTTGATTTTCCTAATGGGATTAAGCAATCTTGAAAAAATAGTAACAAACCTTATAAAAAACGGGAAAAATCCTGAAACTCCCGTGGGAATAATAAAGGACGGAACGACTGCGAAGCAGAAAACATATGTCGGAACAATGTCAAATATAGTAGATATCGTAAAGGAAAATAACATAAAATCTCCCGTTATAATAATAATCGGAGAAGTAGTAAATCTGAGAGAAAAAATGAAATGGTTTGAAGACAAGCCTTTATTTGGGAAAAATATTCTTGTAACAAGAAATAAGGAAAAACAGGGAGATATAACGAATAAAATCAACGAACTGGGAGGACAGGCATTAAATCTTCCGTTTATAAATATAGAATATATTGATTATGAAATGCCCGATTTGAGCAAATACAGTGCAATACTGTTTAACAGTATAAACTCTGTTGCCGGATTTATGAGAAAAATAAAAGATATAAGAATACTGGGAAATGTTAAAATCGGTGTTGTAGGGGAAAAAACCGATGAAGAAATGAGAAAATATAAAATAATTCCGGATTTTTATCCGAAAAAATATACTGTAGAAAAACTTGCAGAGGAATGTGTAAACTTTACAAAAGAGGGAGATAATGTCCTGTTTATAGTATCGGATATCTCTCCTGTAAATGAAGAAGAATACACAAAACTATACAAAAGAAACTGTAAAAAACTGGTTGTATATAATACAAAAAAAGTTAAAGTGGAAAAAGAAAAAGCCGAAAGATATGTTGAAAAAAGTGATATTCTGATGTTTTTAAGTTTCTCGACTTTTGAAGCTTTTGCTGAAAGTATTGATTTGACTGGAAATGAAGAAATGAAAAAGATTTTAAATGAAAAAACAGTAGCTTCGATAGGTCCTGTTACTACAAAAACTATAGAAAAGTATGGAATAAAAGTGGGAATTGAAGCAGAGAAATTTACTGAAGAAGGTATTGTTGATGCTCTTTTGAAAAGAAAACAAAAAATTTTATCTGCTTTTTTAGAAAAAGTAGCAAAAAACAGGCGACTAAAATTTTACTAA
- the cobT gene encoding nicotinate-nucleotide--dimethylbenzimidazole phosphoribosyltransferase, which yields MGYSEILNETLEKIVPLNKERMENKQKELNSLLKTPDGLGKLEKLAVQLERIKENYSPEKKVVTVMAADNGVERENVSKSKRVITQYVVEAMLQGKSSINALGNTFGSDVKVVDLGIDEKTDVKKEIDLTGIINKKIMQEGTDNIAEGPAMSYETALKAIEIGIETVDELISEGYNLFATGEMGIGNTTTSSAVLKVFTDLPLGDIVGYGSGISDETLEHKKNIVRKAIEINNRIEKINIKDPVDVLAKVGGLDIAGMTGVYLGCAKNKVPVVIDGLISSVGALAAYRLCKDVKGYMIPSHLSEEPGMKYIMKELEIEPFLFMNMKLGEGTGAIMMFPVIEAACNITKMVRKYPILL from the coding sequence ATGGGATATTCTGAAATTTTAAATGAAACTTTGGAAAAAATAGTACCTTTGAATAAAGAAAGAATGGAAAATAAACAAAAAGAACTTAATTCTCTTTTGAAAACTCCTGACGGATTGGGAAAACTGGAAAAACTGGCTGTTCAGCTGGAAAGAATAAAAGAAAATTACAGTCCCGAAAAAAAAGTTGTAACGGTAATGGCTGCAGATAACGGAGTGGAAAGAGAAAATGTAAGTAAATCCAAACGTGTTATAACTCAATATGTAGTAGAAGCGATGCTACAGGGGAAATCTTCCATAAATGCTCTCGGAAATACATTCGGAAGCGATGTGAAAGTCGTTGATCTGGGAATCGATGAAAAAACGGATGTTAAAAAAGAGATAGATTTAACAGGAATTATAAATAAAAAAATTATGCAGGAAGGAACTGATAATATAGCTGAAGGTCCTGCCATGTCTTATGAAACAGCTTTAAAAGCTATAGAAATCGGGATAGAAACTGTAGATGAACTTATTTCAGAAGGATATAATCTGTTTGCAACAGGAGAAATGGGAATAGGCAACACAACAACAAGCAGTGCAGTGCTGAAAGTCTTTACGGACTTGCCCTTAGGAGACATTGTCGGTTACGGAAGCGGAATAAGCGACGAAACTTTGGAGCATAAGAAAAATATTGTGAGAAAAGCAATAGAAATAAATAATCGCATAGAAAAAATAAATATTAAAGATCCTGTAGATGTACTGGCTAAAGTGGGAGGACTTGATATTGCAGGAATGACAGGTGTATATTTGGGATGTGCAAAAAATAAAGTCCCTGTGGTAATAGACGGTCTTATTTCGTCAGTTGGGGCATTGGCAGCCTACAGACTTTGCAAAGATGTAAAAGGATACATGATACCCTCTCATTTGAGTGAAGAGCCGGGAATGAAATACATAATGAAAGAACTGGAAATAGAGCCGTTTCTTTTTATGAATATGAAACTGGGTGAAGGAACAGGGGCTATAATGATGTTTCCTGTGATAGAAGCGGCATGTAATATAACAAAAATGGTAAGGAAATATCCGATATTACTTTAA
- the hemC gene encoding hydroxymethylbilane synthase: protein MKSNKIIIGTRGSILALAQAEKVKEMLIAKYDELRKKEDFKGISDFNKNESLTIELKIIVTTGDKDLRDFDKIKGTTQKELFVKEIEKEMLENKIDFAVHSLKDMPQQTPEGLLNACFPLREDNRDVIVSKSGKKLNELREKSVIGTGSIRRETELLNLRKDIIIKPIRGNIHTRLKKLDNGEYDAIILAAAGLKRTGLSDRITEYFEDEVFMPAPGQGILCIQCRENDDRIRELLEIINDKEVGIMCEAEREFSRIFDGGCHTPIGCSSTIEGNTLKLKGVYNKDGKRIFSEIEGDKNNPKEIAQKLAKEIKNNE, encoded by the coding sequence ATGAAATCAAATAAAATAATAATCGGGACAAGAGGAAGTATACTTGCTCTTGCACAGGCTGAAAAAGTTAAAGAAATGCTTATTGCAAAATACGATGAACTCAGAAAAAAAGAAGATTTTAAGGGAATAAGCGATTTTAATAAAAATGAATCACTCACAATAGAACTGAAAATAATAGTTACTACAGGAGATAAGGATTTAAGAGATTTTGACAAAATAAAAGGGACGACTCAAAAAGAATTGTTTGTAAAAGAGATAGAAAAAGAAATGCTTGAAAATAAAATAGATTTTGCGGTGCATTCATTGAAAGATATGCCTCAACAGACGCCCGAAGGACTTCTTAATGCCTGTTTTCCTTTGAGAGAGGACAACAGAGACGTAATCGTTTCCAAAAGCGGAAAAAAACTAAACGAATTACGTGAAAAATCGGTAATAGGAACGGGAAGTATAAGACGGGAAACGGAACTTTTGAATTTAAGAAAAGATATTATAATAAAGCCGATAAGAGGAAATATACATACAAGGTTGAAAAAGCTCGATAACGGAGAATACGATGCTATAATACTTGCAGCAGCAGGACTGAAAAGAACAGGACTTTCAGACAGAATTACAGAATATTTTGAAGACGAAGTATTCATGCCGGCTCCGGGGCAAGGAATATTATGTATTCAGTGCAGAGAAAATGATGACAGAATAAGAGAATTATTGGAAATAATAAACGATAAAGAAGTGGGAATAATGTGTGAAGCCGAAAGAGAATTTTCAAGAATATTTGACGGCGGATGTCATACTCCCATAGGATGTTCTTCGACTATAGAAGGGAATACATTGAAATTAAAAGGAGTATACAACAAAGACGGGAAAAGAATATTTTCCGAAATAGAAGGAGATAAAAATAATCCGAAAGAAATTGCACAAAAATTAGCTAAGGAGATAAAAAATAATGAGTAA
- the cobK gene encoding precorrin-6A reductase: protein MIWIIGGTKDSRDILERLIKETDKDIIVSTATGYGGKLLEEYTENNGNGKREIKVISERLNEEQMKALIKENNITEIVDASHPYAINVSNSVIKVKNETGIKYIRFERKMLDYGNDKVEKFDSLEEVNNYVKGLSGKNILSTLGSNNLGDIKEMGENNNLYVRILPTTDSIKKAEDLGYLPSRIIAVQGPIDKVLNKAMLESYKIDYLITKESGATGGEQEKVEACRENGTTVLVVKRPFVDYGTVYNEIDDLMKEFR, encoded by the coding sequence ATGATTTGGATAATAGGAGGAACAAAAGATTCGAGAGATATTCTTGAAAGGCTTATAAAAGAAACGGACAAGGATATAATCGTAAGCACTGCCACAGGATATGGAGGAAAATTGCTGGAAGAGTATACTGAAAATAACGGGAATGGTAAAAGAGAAATAAAAGTAATTTCCGAAAGACTGAACGAAGAGCAGATGAAAGCCCTGATAAAAGAAAATAATATAACGGAAATAGTGGATGCAAGTCATCCTTATGCGATAAATGTAAGTAATTCGGTAATTAAAGTAAAAAATGAGACCGGAATAAAATATATAAGATTTGAAAGAAAAATGCTTGATTACGGAAATGATAAAGTGGAAAAATTTGACAGTCTTGAAGAAGTAAATAATTATGTGAAAGGGCTGAGCGGAAAAAATATACTGAGTACATTGGGTTCAAATAATCTGGGCGATATAAAAGAAATGGGAGAAAACAATAATCTTTATGTAAGAATATTGCCGACAACGGATTCTATAAAAAAAGCTGAAGATTTGGGATATTTACCGTCAAGAATAATAGCTGTTCAGGGACCTATTGATAAAGTGTTGAATAAAGCAATGCTTGAAAGCTATAAAATAGACTATCTTATAACAAAAGAAAGCGGAGCAACAGGAGGAGAACAGGAAAAAGTCGAAGCGTGCAGAGAAAACGGTACGACAGTCCTTGTTGTAAAAAGACCTTTTGTAGATTACGGAACAGTTTATAACGAAATTGATGATTTGATGAAGGAATTTAGATAA
- a CDS encoding SDR family oxidoreductase codes for MEKIMLAGSTGYLGSYILSELLKRNYSVKAVVRNKSKIKEEFLKNKNLEIFEAELTNPQTLKDCCKDVDVVISTVGITRQKDGLTYMDVDYQANVNLLREAEKFVDNGKSKKRFIYISVFNEEKIENTALCKAKEKFVKELKNSRLDYCVIRPTGFFSDISEIFKMAERGKVYLFGKGEYRMNPIHGEDLAEFCVNRIHSSEQEFPVGGPEIFTQKELSRVAFKISGKKEKIVYISDKIRVLILKIGKFLMPKTKFGPIEFFLNAMSIDMVAPEYGKHTIEEYFEELKNQ; via the coding sequence ATGGAAAAGATAATGTTGGCAGGGAGTACAGGATATTTGGGAAGTTATATTCTGTCGGAACTTCTTAAAAGAAACTACTCTGTAAAAGCTGTTGTGAGAAATAAAAGTAAAATAAAAGAAGAATTTTTAAAAAATAAAAATTTGGAAATCTTTGAAGCTGAACTGACAAATCCTCAAACTCTCAAGGATTGCTGCAAAGATGTAGATGTTGTGATTTCTACTGTAGGAATAACAAGGCAGAAAGATGGACTGACTTATATGGATGTGGATTATCAGGCGAATGTTAATTTGTTGAGGGAAGCCGAAAAGTTTGTCGATAACGGAAAAAGTAAAAAAAGATTTATTTATATTTCGGTATTTAACGAAGAAAAAATCGAGAATACAGCTCTTTGCAAGGCAAAAGAAAAATTTGTAAAAGAGTTGAAAAATTCACGATTGGATTATTGTGTTATAAGACCGACAGGATTTTTTTCGGATATATCGGAAATATTTAAAATGGCTGAAAGAGGGAAAGTATATTTATTCGGAAAAGGGGAATACAGAATGAATCCCATACACGGTGAAGATTTGGCAGAATTTTGCGTGAACCGTATTCACAGTTCTGAGCAGGAATTCCCTGTAGGAGGTCCCGAAATATTTACTCAAAAGGAACTTTCCCGAGTTGCATTTAAAATATCCGGAAAAAAAGAAAAGATAGTTTATATTTCCGATAAAATAAGAGTCTTAATTTTGAAAATTGGAAAGTTTTTAATGCCTAAAACTAAATTCGGTCCGATTGAGTTTTTTCTGAATGCAATGTCAATAGATATGGTTGCTCCCGAATACGGAAAACACACAATAGAAGAATATTTTGAAGAATTGAAAAATCAGTAA
- a CDS encoding DKNYY domain-containing protein: protein MEKFVYRIIISFILIGTVVKSEYAIKNGDLYYSFKESNSEYKMTEADIKTLKVLNDNYAIDGKHVFFQKNIIENTDLKTFKILEGFYSKDRKNVYYREHKISGANHETFEILDDSYSKDRKNVYFMYDVLKGADPKSFRRIPETDFYRDKNNIFYSSEKVGSIKGENIKRINQNLIKNDGSLFMAFWKYDKFKNKKIEIITRNDSSLSYYIKDGKNIYYLARSMEEEVDGKLLKLKEIDYATFDFIDKEFSTYIKDKNGIYYVSRGGANKINADRDTFKIINVIFSKDKNNVFYDNVNLGIHSEGFEILAYVWDSTYYLRDKNNVYYLDAYIGPPTVKIVKGADVKSFTVIDNLYSKDRNNIFCNAEILKGADIKTFEIASDDGEITAKDSKNKYDRNCKIIK, encoded by the coding sequence ATGGAAAAATTTGTATACAGAATAATAATATCCTTTATTTTAATCGGAACAGTAGTAAAATCTGAATATGCAATTAAAAATGGAGATTTATATTATAGCTTTAAAGAGTCTAATTCGGAATATAAAATGACTGAAGCGGACATAAAAACTTTAAAAGTTCTGAACGATAATTATGCAATAGACGGAAAACATGTATTTTTCCAGAAAAATATCATAGAAAATACTGATTTGAAGACATTTAAAATTTTAGAAGGTTTTTACTCAAAAGACAGAAAAAATGTATACTATAGAGAGCATAAAATTTCAGGGGCAAATCATGAAACATTTGAGATTTTAGATGATTCTTATTCAAAGGACAGAAAAAATGTGTATTTCATGTACGATGTTTTAAAAGGAGCCGATCCGAAAAGTTTTCGCCGTATTCCGGAAACAGATTTTTACAGAGATAAAAACAATATATTTTATAGCAGTGAAAAAGTCGGAAGTATAAAAGGAGAAAATATTAAAAGAATAAATCAGAATTTAATAAAAAATGACGGTAGTCTTTTTATGGCTTTCTGGAAATATGATAAATTTAAGAATAAAAAAATAGAAATAATAACAAGAAACGACAGTAGTCTTAGTTATTATATAAAAGACGGGAAAAATATCTACTATCTGGCACGTTCGATGGAAGAAGAAGTGGACGGAAAACTTTTAAAATTGAAAGAGATTGATTATGCTACTTTTGATTTTATTGATAAGGAGTTTTCTACATATATAAAGGATAAAAACGGTATTTATTATGTTTCAAGAGGCGGTGCAAATAAAATTAATGCAGACAGAGACACATTTAAAATTATAAATGTTATATTTTCTAAAGATAAAAACAATGTTTTTTATGATAATGTTAATCTCGGTATTCATTCGGAAGGATTTGAGATACTGGCTTATGTGTGGGATTCGACTTATTATTTAAGAGATAAAAATAATGTTTATTATTTGGATGCATATATAGGACCTCCTACAGTAAAAATTGTAAAAGGGGCAGATGTAAAAAGTTTCACTGTAATTGATAATTTATATTCAAAAGACAGAAATAATATTTTTTGTAACGCGGAGATTTTAAAAGGTGCAGACATAAAAACTTTTGAAATTGCTTCGGATGACGGTGAAATAACGGCAAAAGACAGTAAAAATAAATATGACAGAAATTGTAAAATAATAAAATAA
- a CDS encoding ABC transporter ATP-binding protein, which produces MSESKSLIIKNLTKTFITKTRRVEAVKNVNLSINSGEFICLLGPSGCGKTTVLRMIAGFEIPTSGSIEIGGKDIAYLTPDKRGISMVFQNYALFPHMNVYDNIAYGLKLQKKGKQEIDERVKKILQLMKMEDFAERVPSQMSGGQQQRVSLARALIMNSSVLLFDEPLSNLDAKLRLHMRDEIRKLQQEVGITSIYVTHDQAEAMALSDKIILMRDGEIIQVGSPTEIYQKPNSEFVAKFIGRANILNAEILEKHSNFTKIKLLNSEYNVPETTTHNVGDNIKIVVRPESMDFSKNSNTLKVVKSVFMGENHEYEVQSENEIIEIILSNPHGKEIKKVGEMLTFGIDEEAIHIL; this is translated from the coding sequence ATGAGTGAATCAAAAAGCTTAATAATAAAAAATTTAACCAAAACATTTATAACAAAAACAAGAAGAGTTGAAGCTGTAAAAAACGTTAATTTATCTATTAATTCAGGAGAATTTATTTGTCTTCTAGGTCCTTCAGGCTGTGGAAAAACTACTGTCCTCAGAATGATTGCAGGATTTGAAATTCCTACATCAGGAAGTATAGAAATAGGCGGAAAAGATATTGCCTATCTTACTCCCGACAAAAGAGGTATATCAATGGTTTTTCAGAATTATGCTCTCTTTCCTCATATGAATGTATATGATAATATTGCTTACGGTCTTAAACTTCAGAAAAAAGGTAAACAGGAAATCGACGAGCGTGTGAAGAAAATTCTGCAATTAATGAAAATGGAAGATTTTGCTGAAAGAGTTCCTTCTCAAATGTCGGGAGGACAGCAACAAAGAGTATCACTGGCAAGGGCCTTAATAATGAACTCTTCAGTATTATTGTTTGATGAACCTTTATCAAATCTTGATGCAAAACTGAGACTTCACATGAGAGACGAAATAAGAAAATTACAACAGGAAGTCGGTATTACCTCTATCTACGTAACTCATGACCAAGCTGAGGCAATGGCTCTTTCAGATAAAATAATTTTAATGCGTGATGGAGAAATAATTCAAGTCGGAAGTCCTACGGAAATATATCAAAAACCGAATAGTGAATTTGTTGCTAAATTTATAGGCAGAGCAAATATATTAAATGCCGAAATTCTAGAAAAACACAGTAATTTTACTAAAATAAAATTACTTAATTCGGAATACAATGTCCCTGAAACTACAACACATAATGTTGGAGATAACATTAAAATAGTAGTAAGACCTGAATCTATGGATTTCTCAAAGAATTCAAATACTCTTAAAGTTGTAAAAAGTGTATTTATGGGTGAAAATCATGAATATGAAGTACAATCAGAAAATGAAATTATTGAAATAATCCTTAGTAACCCTCATGGAAAAGAAATAAAAAAAGTGGGTGAAATGCTTACATTTGGAATTGACGAAGAAGCAATACATATATTGTAG
- the hemA gene encoding glutamyl-tRNA reductase, which translates to MSENAEKNFYIISFSYKNLNLEERENFVKKGYKEILGNYLEKSLIKGYIAVETCLRIELYMEITNDFNIEMMKRDFGIEKMKVYKDTDGIKYLLKVICGLDSIIKGEDQILVQLKKAYFEALEKGTTSTLLNIVFNQAIETGKKFRSESKINEKNISLDSIAVKFIKTKFESLENKNIFVIGVGDLSQSILALLHKMNNCKLTMTNRSLRRSIELQKVFPDVETSEFNQKYEIIKESDIIISATSAPHLVVVKEKMKDILNDGKKRFFLDLAVPRDIETSIGQNENTSLYHLEDIWAEYNKNVEKRDEIVEKYFYIIEEQLEKISEKLEKRKNTEIYQKTD; encoded by the coding sequence ATGAGTGAAAACGCAGAAAAAAATTTTTATATTATAAGTTTCAGTTATAAAAATTTGAATTTGGAAGAAAGAGAAAACTTTGTAAAAAAAGGATATAAGGAAATATTGGGGAACTATCTTGAAAAGTCTTTAATAAAGGGCTATATTGCTGTGGAAACTTGTCTAAGAATAGAACTTTATATGGAAATTACCAATGATTTTAATATTGAAATGATGAAAAGAGATTTTGGAATAGAAAAAATGAAGGTTTATAAAGATACTGACGGAATAAAGTATCTTTTAAAAGTAATATGCGGACTTGATTCTATTATAAAAGGAGAAGATCAGATACTTGTTCAGCTGAAAAAAGCATATTTTGAAGCATTGGAAAAAGGAACGACTTCCACGCTTTTAAATATTGTGTTTAATCAGGCAATCGAAACAGGGAAAAAATTTCGGAGCGAGAGTAAAATAAACGAAAAGAATATTTCTCTTGATTCTATAGCCGTGAAATTTATAAAAACGAAGTTTGAAAGCCTTGAAAATAAAAATATATTTGTAATAGGGGTAGGAGATTTGAGTCAGTCTATACTGGCATTGCTGCATAAAATGAATAACTGTAAACTTACTATGACAAACAGAAGTTTAAGACGGTCAATCGAGCTGCAGAAAGTATTTCCCGATGTGGAAACGAGTGAATTTAATCAAAAATACGAAATTATAAAAGAAAGCGACATTATAATAAGTGCGACGTCAGCTCCCCATTTGGTAGTAGTCAAGGAAAAAATGAAAGATATACTGAATGACGGAAAGAAAAGATTTTTCCTTGATTTGGCAGTTCCGAGAGATATTGAAACGAGTATAGGTCAAAATGAAAACACTTCTCTTTATCATCTGGAAGACATATGGGCGGAATACAATAAAAACGTCGAAAAAAGAGATGAAATAGTAGAAAAATATTTTTATATTATTGAAGAACAGCTGGAAAAAATATCGGAAAAACTTGAAAAAAGGAAAAATACGGAAATTTATCAAAAAACGGATTAG
- the hemL gene encoding glutamate-1-semialdehyde 2,1-aminomutase: protein MKTENSKQLFEEAKKAIPGGVNSPVRAFGSVKKDYPIFIERAKGSKIYDEDSNEYIDCIGSWGPMILGHNYPEVLECIKKEVEKGTSFGLPTKKEVELAELVKDCFPSIEKLRLTTSGTEAAMAAVRVARAYTGKNKILKFEGCYHGHSDSLMVKAGSGLLTFEHQDSNGITDGVIKDTITLPFGDIKKVRELFEKEKDIACIILEPIPANMGLIETEKEYLEELRKITEKENVLLIFDEVISGFRVALGGAQQLYGITPDLTVLGKIIGGGYPVGGFGGCEDIMNLISPLGNVYHAGTLSGNPVSVAAGIKTISILKDNPDMYTKLNEKVAQFVKKLEKLVEKYNISATVNSAGSLFTIFFSDKKVKNLDDAINTSDEMYNIYFDTMTENGIMVPPSKYEAHFISIIHSEEEMQKILEITEKAFQKMRK from the coding sequence ATGAAAACCGAAAATTCCAAACAATTATTTGAAGAGGCGAAAAAAGCCATACCGGGAGGAGTAAACAGTCCTGTGAGGGCGTTCGGCTCAGTAAAAAAGGATTATCCGATATTTATAGAAAGAGCAAAAGGCAGTAAAATCTATGACGAAGACAGTAATGAATATATAGACTGTATAGGTTCGTGGGGACCTATGATTTTAGGACACAATTATCCTGAAGTATTGGAGTGTATAAAAAAAGAAGTGGAAAAAGGGACGTCTTTCGGACTGCCCACAAAAAAAGAAGTGGAATTGGCAGAACTGGTGAAAGATTGTTTTCCGTCCATTGAAAAATTAAGGCTGACAACTTCGGGAACGGAGGCTGCAATGGCGGCAGTCAGAGTTGCCCGTGCCTATACAGGTAAGAATAAAATACTGAAATTTGAAGGATGCTATCACGGGCATTCGGATTCGTTAATGGTAAAAGCAGGTTCAGGACTTCTCACATTTGAACATCAGGACAGTAACGGTATTACTGACGGAGTAATAAAAGATACGATAACATTACCTTTCGGAGATATAAAAAAGGTACGTGAATTGTTTGAAAAAGAAAAAGATATCGCATGTATAATATTGGAGCCGATTCCGGCAAATATGGGACTAATTGAAACTGAAAAAGAATATTTGGAAGAATTGAGAAAAATAACCGAAAAAGAAAATGTGCTTTTAATATTTGATGAGGTAATAAGCGGTTTCAGAGTGGCTTTAGGAGGAGCACAGCAACTGTACGGGATAACTCCCGATTTGACAGTGCTTGGGAAAATAATCGGAGGAGGTTATCCTGTAGGCGGTTTCGGGGGATGTGAAGATATTATGAATCTTATTTCTCCGTTGGGAAATGTCTATCATGCGGGAACTTTATCGGGAAATCCTGTTTCTGTAGCAGCAGGAATAAAGACAATTTCTATATTAAAAGATAATCCTGATATGTATACAAAATTAAATGAAAAAGTTGCACAGTTTGTTAAAAAACTTGAGAAATTAGTAGAGAAATATAATATAAGTGCAACTGTAAACAGTGCAGGGAGTTTGTTTACAATATTTTTTTCCGATAAAAAAGTGAAAAACCTTGATGATGCAATAAATACAAGTGATGAGATGTATAATATATATTTTGATACTATGACTGAAAACGGAATAATGGTACCGCCTTCAAAATATGAAGCTCATTTTATATCTATAATTCATAGCGAAGAAGAAATGCAAAAAATACTTGAAATTACAGAAAAGGCTTTTCAAAAAATGAGAAAGTAA
- a CDS encoding histidine phosphatase family protein: protein MDNSGNVLKLYIVRHGETKWNVEKRFQGQTDSDLTEKGKEKVGKTGEELKNILFDAVYTSELGRAVKSAEIILSKNINKKNRLQKLTELNEVYFGKWQGLSYNEIFEKYPEEANNYFYDIKKYYAKNIEAEELKDALDRFLKGMDKIVKNHKSGNILVVTHGTVLEMFINHVINKDTKDIDERKLIGNGKYRIFTYKNGEFLTAD from the coding sequence ATGGATAATAGCGGAAATGTTTTGAAGCTTTATATTGTAAGGCACGGAGAAACCAAATGGAATGTAGAAAAAAGGTTTCAGGGACAGACAGATTCAGACTTGACCGAAAAAGGAAAGGAAAAAGTCGGGAAAACAGGAGAAGAATTGAAAAATATTTTATTTGATGCAGTTTATACAAGTGAACTCGGAAGGGCTGTAAAATCTGCTGAAATAATTTTGTCAAAAAATATTAATAAAAAAAATAGATTACAAAAATTGACCGAGTTAAATGAAGTTTATTTCGGTAAATGGCAGGGATTGAGTTATAATGAAATATTTGAAAAATATCCCGAAGAAGCAAATAATTATTTTTATGATATAAAAAAATACTATGCTAAAAATATTGAAGCGGAAGAGTTGAAAGATGCTCTGGACAGATTTTTGAAAGGAATGGATAAAATAGTAAAAAATCATAAATCCGGGAATATACTTGTTGTTACTCACGGAACGGTACTTGAAATGTTCATTAATCATGTGATAAATAAGGATACAAAAGATATTGATGAAAGAAAACTCATAGGAAACGGTAAATATAGAATATTTACTTATAAAAACGGGGAATTTTTAACTGCGGATTAG